The following coding sequences are from one Venturia canescens isolate UGA chromosome 5, ASM1945775v1, whole genome shotgun sequence window:
- the LOC122410693 gene encoding dyslexia-associated protein KIAA0319-like protein: MFESTLGLGLLVLLANPCLALYTDWDIDGQCPGLVSRIFTRYTPRGNLTYTIFTERPELQGLDQCILGCCTAPLCNVVLTYNATCFHVHCLNSEMCTPLFRPDTLPEDPPRMILVKPVKPNEIWADFLDHVPDETTGTEQREPMEFFQSSGVNCLDDASSCMENEVCVATDIKRQYGVCQCTIGYKRNMADKCTPLIGPHTLGESRNLGEESGMKDTTTSIKPPLQHLVVSVVSKEVRLPENEVILSAFTVPAEQGNEHYNYAWSLLSQPDGHTGTMTDQNRMTVKLSNLSEGLYKFRVTVTSPNAYGEAYANVSVLPPKRINQAPIAIISPASQVVKLPNTGAVLDASPSRDDDRVIRYHWELQQGPIGYQPSLIDTPTLQLDNLVAGNYTFKLTVEDSDHITNSTTANITVLKVTDYPPSANAGQDIIIYLPQNTLTLNGNLSTDDRGIASWEWTKSPSDQNKAVDMQNTRTPYLQLSNLEEGMYTFVLKVTDDSDQSSTAEVHVFVKPPTNKPPKANAGNNITIALPETRTVLDGSKSKDDVKIVSYHWQQISGPSKVEFSAANESITNITKLTKGDYDFKLTVIDDKGNKDSDTVKVKVTQNKNAAPKANGGGDQNVVAPVSALFINGSQSSDDLKIGQWEWTRDPSSLAIGTIVEGTDKSPILMVTDIVPGRYVFKLKVTDDQGLSSEDTVSVIVKPDPELLHLVELTLNVGAQLLTESQKASLVLKLQMLLRDEVSIVVRNLKSEPRTGRARLVFYVRQKDKKTSMAGPEVVHRLREKLRQDSGLLQLSVAAVETAVCQNNCSGHGVCDEESRQCLCEAFWMQNLIQKYFGNGESNCDWSILYVIIALLSLIVCWVGLVWGIVCLCSRICGKRRLLRPKKKPTRYSLLQPEAEDDSSAFSAHKMVLSESDTDSDDVLFEHRKGKNGHLRNGKTRNGFLKTGSRVKT, encoded by the exons ATGTTTGAGAGCACGCTCGGACTAGGACTTTTAGTCCTCTTAGCGAATCCTTGTCTTGCTCTCTACACTGACTGGGACATAGATGGGCAATGTCCTGGACTCGTTTCAAGGATTTTTACACGATACACACCACGTGGCAATTTGACTTACACCATTTTTACGGAACGGCCCGAACTCCAAGGACTAGATCAATGTATATTGGGCTGTTGCACAGCACCGCTGTGCAACGTTGTTCTAACAtacaatgcaacgtgtttccACGTACATTGTTTAAATTCAGAAATGTGCACTCCCCTCTTCAGACCTGACACACTACCTGAGGACCCTCCAAGAATGATTCTAGTCAAACCTGTTAAACCAAACGAAATATGGGCTGATTTCTTGGATCATGTGCCTGATGAAACCACCGG AACAGAGCAACGTGAGCCAATGGAATTTTTCCAATCCAGTGGAGTTAACTGTCTGGACGATGCATCATCTTGTATGGAAAATGAGGTTTGCGTCGCAACAGATATTAAGAGACAATACGGAGTTTGTCAATGTACTATTGGTTACAAAAGGAACATGGCTG ACAAGTGTACACCACTGATCGGGCCTCATACTCTCGGAGAATCACGGAATTTGGGTGAAGAATCGGGGATGAAAGATACCACCACTTCGATCAAGCCTCCTCTGCAGCATCTCGTCGTTTCGGTCGTTTCCAAAGAAGTCAGGTTGCCAGAAAACGAAGTCATTTTATCGGCCTTCACCGTTCCTGCCGAACAAGGAAACGAACACTACAATTACGCGTGGAGTCTTCTGAGTCAACCCGATGGACACACAGGGACAATGACTGACCAAAATCGGATGACCGTCAAACTCAGCAACTTGTCCGAAGGACTCTATAAATTTCGAGTCACCGTTACCAGTCCCAATGCTTATGGCGAAGCCTACGCTAATGTCAGTGTCTTACCAC cgaagCGGATCAATCAAGCACCCATAGCGATAATATCACCAGCATCTCAAGTAGTCAAGTTACCCAATACGGGAGCCGTTCTGGATGCCTCACCGAGTCGAGACGACGATCGGGTGATACGATATCATTGGGAACTGCAACAAGGCCCCATTGGTTATCAGCCAAGTTTGATAGACACGCCAACACTTCAACTAGACAACCTTGTCGCTGGAAATTACACTTTCAA ATTAACGGTCGAGGATTCTGATCACATTACAAATTCTACAACAGCGAACATTACAGTCCTCAAAGTAACGGATTATCCACCGAGCGCCAACGCTGGTCAAGATATTATAATATATCTTCCTCAAAACACGTTAACTCTAAATGGTAATTTGAGCACCGATGATCGAGGCATAGCTAGTTGGGAATGGACGAAAAGTCCATCTGATCAAAACAAAGCTGTCGACATGCAAAATACTAGAACTCCTTAtctccaattgtcaaatttggagGAAGGAATGTACACTTTTGTTCTCAAAGTTACCGACGATTCGGATCAGTCCTCAACAGCTGAAGTTCACGTTTTCGTTAAACCACCGACCAACAAACCTCCCAAAG CCAACGCTGGCAACAACATAACAATTGCTTTACCGGAAACTCGGACGGTGCTCGATGGTAGTAAGAGCAAGGACGACGTAAAAATTGTTTCCTATCACTGGCAACAAATAAG tGGGCCAAGCAAAGTTGAATTCAGTGCGGCGAACGAATCGATCACAAATATTACGAAACTGACCAAAGGAGATTATGATTTTAAATTGACTGTAATCGAtgataaaggaaataaagaTTCCGATACGGTCAAGGTTAAAGTTACCCAGA ATAAAAATGCAGCACCCAAAGCAAATGGTGGTGGCGATCAGAACGTCGTAGCTCCCGTCAGCGCTCTGTTCATCAACGGTTCTCAATCTTCAGATGATTTGAAAATAGGCCAGTGGGAATGGACTCGCGATCCTTCGAGTCTGGCAATCGGCACGATTGTCGAAGGAACGGATAAATCGCCGATATTAATGGTCACAGATATTGTGCCGGGACGTTATGTGTTCAAATTGAAAGTGACTGACGATCAAGGGCTCAGCAGCGAAGACACCGTTTCTGTTATCGTTAAACCTG atCCAGAGTTATTGCATTTAGTTGAACTGACCCTCAACGTTGGTGCACAATTATTGACAGAGTCCCAGAAGGCGTCTCTAGTCTTGAAACTTCAAATGTTATTGCGCGACGAGGTGTCTATAGTCGTGCGAAATTTAAAATCCGAACCCCGAACCGGACGTGCGCGATTAGTTTTCTACGTTCGtcaaaaagacaaaaaaacgaGTATGGCCGGACCGGAAGTGGTACAcagattgagagaaaaacttcgACAAGATTCTGGCCTTTTACAACTgtctgttgctgctgttgagACCGCCGTTTGTCAGAACAATTGCTCCGGACACGGTGTCTGTGACGAGGAATCTAGACAATGTTTGTGCGAAGCTTTTTGGATGCAAAATTTGATACAAAAGTATTTTGGAAACGGGGAATCGAATTGCG ATTGGAGCATTCTCTACGTTATAATAGCGCTACTATCGTTGATCGTCTGTTGGGTTGGTCTCGTGTGGGGAATCGTTTGTTTATGCAGCCGTATTTGCGGTAAAAGGAGATTATTGAGACCAAAGAAAAAACCAACACGATACTCGCTTCTTCAGCCAGAAGCCGAGGATGACAGTAGTGCAT TTTCAGCTCACAAAATGGTCCTTTCAGAATCCGACACGGATTCTGATGACGTACTATTCGAGCACCGAAAAGGCAAAAACGGCCACTTGAGAAACGGCAAGACTCGGAACGGTTTCCTCAAAACCGGTTCTCGTGTAAAAACATGA
- the LOC122410720 gene encoding casein kinase I-like isoform X1, translated as MAALGILGKVEFVVGGKYRLMRKIGSGSFGDIYLGINITNGEEVAVKVESVRARHPQLLYESKLYKILAGGIGIPHMRWYGQEREWNVLVMELLGPSLEDLFTFCSRRFTIKTVLMLADQMIGRIEFVHCKHFIHRDIKPDNFLMGIGRHCNKLFIIDFGLAKKYRDGRTRLHIMYREDKNLTGTARYASINAHLGIEQSRRDDMESLGYVLMYFNRGSLPWQGLKAATKKQKYEKISEKKMSTPVDILCRGFPAEFAMYINYTKGMRFEESPDYMYLRQLFRILFGTLNHRYDYTFDWTMLKQKMLPSGVTVPQTSPTTGQQAAAGEAATKKNACGSVTRQAVNNTSKKGFEGE; from the exons ATGGCGGCCCTCGGAATACTCGGAAAAGTCGAGTTCGTTGTGGGCGGCAAGTACAgattaatgagaaaaattggctCCGGATCTTTCGGTGATATTTATCTTGGCATCAATATTACAAATGGCGAG GAAGTCGCAGTTAAGGTGGAAAGCGTCAGAGCACGTCATCCTCAGCTGCTCTATGAATCGAAGCTGTACAAGATATTGGCGGGTGGTATTGGAATACCTCATATGCGCTG GTATGGCCAAGAACGAGAATGGAACGTCTTGGTTATGGAGTTACTCGGCCCCTCGCTTGAGGATTTGTTCACCTTTTGTTCCCGGAGATTCACCATCAAGACCGTTCTCATGTTGGCAGATCAAATGATCGGCAGGATCGAATTTGTACATTGCAAACACTTTATACACAGAGATATCAAACCCGACAACTTTTTGATGGGTATCGGTCGTCACTGTAACAAG CTCTTCATCATCGACTTCGGTTTAGCCAAGAAATACCGGGATGGACGTACGCGACTTCACATAATGTATCGCGAGGATAAAAATTTAACCGGAACAGCCAGGTACGCATCGATAAACGCCCACCTTGGTATCGAACAAAGTCGTCGGGATGACATGGAGTCGCTTGGTTACGTTCTCATGTACTTCAACCGAGGTTCGCTGCCCTGGCAAGGTCTCAAAGCTGCAaccaagaaacaaaaatacgagaaaattAGCGAGAAGAAAATGTCCACCCCCGTTGACATATTGTGCAGG GGATTCCCCGCGGAGTTCGCGATGTACATAAATTACACAAAGGGAATGCGTTTCGAGGAAAGTCCCGATTACATGTATCTTCGTCAACTCTTTCGAATTCTTTTTGGTACGCTCAATCATCGGTACGATTACACGTTTGATTGGACGATGCTTAAGCAAAAAATGTTGCCGAGTGGCGTTACGGTACCGCAGACTTCACCGACCACGGGACAACAAG CAGCAGCAGGTGAGGCCGCAACGAAAAAGAATGCTTGCGGTAGTGTGACTCGGCAGGCGGTCAACAACACTTCCAAGAAAG GTTTCGAAGGAGAGTGA
- the LOC122410720 gene encoding casein kinase I-like isoform X4, with amino-acid sequence MAALGILGKVEFVVGGKYRLMRKIGSGSFGDIYLGINITNGEEVAVKVESVRARHPQLLYESKLYKILAGGIGIPHMRWYGQEREWNVLVMELLGPSLEDLFTFCSRRFTIKTVLMLADQMIGRIEFVHCKHFIHRDIKPDNFLMGIGRHCNKLFIIDFGLAKKYRDGRTRLHIMYREDKNLTGTARYASINAHLGIEQSRRDDMESLGYVLMYFNRGSLPWQGLKAATKKQKYEKISEKKMSTPVDILCRGFPAEFAMYINYTKGMRFEESPDYMYLRQLFRILFGTLNHRYDYTFDWTMLKQKMLPSGVTVPQTSPTTGQQGIGFEGE; translated from the exons ATGGCGGCCCTCGGAATACTCGGAAAAGTCGAGTTCGTTGTGGGCGGCAAGTACAgattaatgagaaaaattggctCCGGATCTTTCGGTGATATTTATCTTGGCATCAATATTACAAATGGCGAG GAAGTCGCAGTTAAGGTGGAAAGCGTCAGAGCACGTCATCCTCAGCTGCTCTATGAATCGAAGCTGTACAAGATATTGGCGGGTGGTATTGGAATACCTCATATGCGCTG GTATGGCCAAGAACGAGAATGGAACGTCTTGGTTATGGAGTTACTCGGCCCCTCGCTTGAGGATTTGTTCACCTTTTGTTCCCGGAGATTCACCATCAAGACCGTTCTCATGTTGGCAGATCAAATGATCGGCAGGATCGAATTTGTACATTGCAAACACTTTATACACAGAGATATCAAACCCGACAACTTTTTGATGGGTATCGGTCGTCACTGTAACAAG CTCTTCATCATCGACTTCGGTTTAGCCAAGAAATACCGGGATGGACGTACGCGACTTCACATAATGTATCGCGAGGATAAAAATTTAACCGGAACAGCCAGGTACGCATCGATAAACGCCCACCTTGGTATCGAACAAAGTCGTCGGGATGACATGGAGTCGCTTGGTTACGTTCTCATGTACTTCAACCGAGGTTCGCTGCCCTGGCAAGGTCTCAAAGCTGCAaccaagaaacaaaaatacgagaaaattAGCGAGAAGAAAATGTCCACCCCCGTTGACATATTGTGCAGG GGATTCCCCGCGGAGTTCGCGATGTACATAAATTACACAAAGGGAATGCGTTTCGAGGAAAGTCCCGATTACATGTATCTTCGTCAACTCTTTCGAATTCTTTTTGGTACGCTCAATCATCGGTACGATTACACGTTTGATTGGACGATGCTTAAGCAAAAAATGTTGCCGAGTGGCGTTACGGTACCGCAGACTTCACCGACCACGGGACAACAAGGTATAG GTTTCGAAGGAGAGTGA
- the LOC122410717 gene encoding casein kinase I-like isoform X2 — translation MARAGILGKAEFVAGGKYKLMRRIGSGSFGDIYLGMNLTNGEEVAVKLEHVRAQHPQLLYEYKVYKILNGITGIPHVRWWGEEQNWNILVMDLLGPSLEDLFTFCSRKFTIKTVLMLADQMLLRVEHVHSKSFIHRDIKPDNFLMGIGRHCNRLFIIDFGLAKRFRDPRCRIHIVYREDKNLTGTARYASINAHLGIEQSRRDDMESLGYVLMYFNRGSLPWQGLKAATKKQKYEKISEKKMSTPIEVLCKGFPAEFAMYLGYTKGLNFEQRPDYVYSRTLFQILFRTLNYKYDYTFDWTILKQKAVPGAHTSNQNTLVPQTQTQEQEQQQQQQQQHQQTHQQQQQQQQLQQLHHQHQMQHQQEVQCLTMEELQPVQGVP, via the exons ATGGCGAGGGCCGGAATACTCGGCAAAGCCGAGTTCGTCGCGGGTGGAAAATATAAACTTATGAGGAGAATAGGCTCCGGGTCTTTCGGTGATATTTATCTAGGGATGAACCTCACTAACGGCGAG GAAGTTGCTGTCAAATTGGAACATGTAAGAGCTCAACATCCACAGCTTTTATACGAGTACAAGGtgtataaaatattaaatGGAATTACAGGGATACCTCATGTGCGATG GTGGGGAGAAGAACAGAATTGGAACATTCTCGTTATGGATCTCCTTGGGCCTTCGCTGGAAGATCTCTTTACTTTTTGTTCGAGAAAGTTTACCATTAAAACGGTTCTCATGTTAGCCGATCAAATGTTACTTAGGGTCGAGCACGTTCACAGCAAATCCTTTATTCATAGAGATATCAAACCTGACAATTTTTTGATGGGCATAGGGCGTCATTGTAACAGG CTTTTTATCATCGACTTTGGTTTAGCCAAAAGGTTTAGAGATCCTCGTTGTCGAATACACATAGTGTATCGAGAAGACAAAAATTTAACTGGTACAGCAAGGTATGCGTCGATAAACGCACATCTTGGTATCGAGCAGAGTAGAAGGGATGATATGGAGTCGTTGGGTTACGTCCTCATGTACTTCAATAGAGGATCACTGCCTTGGCAGGGTCTTAAAGCTGCCACAAAGAAACAGAAGTACgaaaaaattagtgaaaaaaaaatgtccacgCCCATCGAAGTTTTGTGCAAG ggCTTTCCAGCTGAATTTGCAATGTATCTAGGATACACGAAAGGACTGAATTTTGAACAGAGACCTGATTATGTGTATTCACGTACGCTTTTCCAGATACTCTTCCGAACCTTAAATTATAAGTATGATTATACGTTTGATTGGACGATACTTAAACAGAAAGCTGTGCCCGGAGCGCACACATCGAATCAAAATACTTTAGTACCTCAGACACAAACTCAGGAACAggagcaacaacaacagcaacaacagcagcaccAACAAACGCaccaacaacagcagcagcaacaacaactaCAACAACTACATCATCAACATCAAATGCAACATCAACAAGAAGTACAGTGTTTAACAATGGAAGAACTTCAACCGGTACAAG GAGTACCCTAA
- the LOC122410720 gene encoding casein kinase I-like isoform X2 has protein sequence MAALGILGKVEFVVGGKYRLMRKIGSGSFGDIYLGINITNGEEVAVKVESVRARHPQLLYESKLYKILAGGIGIPHMRWYGQEREWNVLVMELLGPSLEDLFTFCSRRFTIKTVLMLADQMIGRIEFVHCKHFIHRDIKPDNFLMGIGRHCNKLFIIDFGLAKKYRDGRTRLHIMYREDKNLTGTARYASINAHLGIEQSRRDDMESLGYVLMYFNRGSLPWQGLKAATKKQKYEKISEKKMSTPVDILCRGFPAEFAMYINYTKGMRFEESPDYMYLRQLFRILFGTLNHRYDYTFDWTMLKQKMLPSGVTVPQTSPTTGQQGIAAAGEAATKKNACGSVTRQAVNNTSKKGAP, from the exons ATGGCGGCCCTCGGAATACTCGGAAAAGTCGAGTTCGTTGTGGGCGGCAAGTACAgattaatgagaaaaattggctCCGGATCTTTCGGTGATATTTATCTTGGCATCAATATTACAAATGGCGAG GAAGTCGCAGTTAAGGTGGAAAGCGTCAGAGCACGTCATCCTCAGCTGCTCTATGAATCGAAGCTGTACAAGATATTGGCGGGTGGTATTGGAATACCTCATATGCGCTG GTATGGCCAAGAACGAGAATGGAACGTCTTGGTTATGGAGTTACTCGGCCCCTCGCTTGAGGATTTGTTCACCTTTTGTTCCCGGAGATTCACCATCAAGACCGTTCTCATGTTGGCAGATCAAATGATCGGCAGGATCGAATTTGTACATTGCAAACACTTTATACACAGAGATATCAAACCCGACAACTTTTTGATGGGTATCGGTCGTCACTGTAACAAG CTCTTCATCATCGACTTCGGTTTAGCCAAGAAATACCGGGATGGACGTACGCGACTTCACATAATGTATCGCGAGGATAAAAATTTAACCGGAACAGCCAGGTACGCATCGATAAACGCCCACCTTGGTATCGAACAAAGTCGTCGGGATGACATGGAGTCGCTTGGTTACGTTCTCATGTACTTCAACCGAGGTTCGCTGCCCTGGCAAGGTCTCAAAGCTGCAaccaagaaacaaaaatacgagaaaattAGCGAGAAGAAAATGTCCACCCCCGTTGACATATTGTGCAGG GGATTCCCCGCGGAGTTCGCGATGTACATAAATTACACAAAGGGAATGCGTTTCGAGGAAAGTCCCGATTACATGTATCTTCGTCAACTCTTTCGAATTCTTTTTGGTACGCTCAATCATCGGTACGATTACACGTTTGATTGGACGATGCTTAAGCAAAAAATGTTGCCGAGTGGCGTTACGGTACCGCAGACTTCACCGACCACGGGACAACAAGGTATAG CAGCAGCAGGTGAGGCCGCAACGAAAAAGAATGCTTGCGGTAGTGTGACTCGGCAGGCGGTCAACAACACTTCCAAGAAAG GTGCACcctaa
- the LOC122410717 gene encoding casein kinase I-like isoform X1 gives MARAGILGKAEFVAGGKYKLMRRIGSGSFGDIYLGMNLTNGEEVAVKLEHVRAQHPQLLYEYKVYKILNGITGIPHVRWWGEEQNWNILVMDLLGPSLEDLFTFCSRKFTIKTVLMLADQMLLRVEHVHSKSFIHRDIKPDNFLMGIGRHCNRLFIIDFGLAKRFRDPRCRIHIVYREDKNLTGTARYASINAHLGIEQSRRDDMESLGYVLMYFNRGSLPWQGLKAATKKQKYEKISEKKMSTPIEVLCKGFPAEFAMYLGYTKGLNFEQRPDYVYSRTLFQILFRTLNYKYDYTFDWTILKQKAVPGAHTSNQNTLVPQTQTQEQEQQQQQQQQHQQTHQQQQQQQQLQQLHHQHQMQHQQEVQCLTMEELQPVQGDETRLDSRRHPRGPIHDRFSILS, from the exons ATGGCGAGGGCCGGAATACTCGGCAAAGCCGAGTTCGTCGCGGGTGGAAAATATAAACTTATGAGGAGAATAGGCTCCGGGTCTTTCGGTGATATTTATCTAGGGATGAACCTCACTAACGGCGAG GAAGTTGCTGTCAAATTGGAACATGTAAGAGCTCAACATCCACAGCTTTTATACGAGTACAAGGtgtataaaatattaaatGGAATTACAGGGATACCTCATGTGCGATG GTGGGGAGAAGAACAGAATTGGAACATTCTCGTTATGGATCTCCTTGGGCCTTCGCTGGAAGATCTCTTTACTTTTTGTTCGAGAAAGTTTACCATTAAAACGGTTCTCATGTTAGCCGATCAAATGTTACTTAGGGTCGAGCACGTTCACAGCAAATCCTTTATTCATAGAGATATCAAACCTGACAATTTTTTGATGGGCATAGGGCGTCATTGTAACAGG CTTTTTATCATCGACTTTGGTTTAGCCAAAAGGTTTAGAGATCCTCGTTGTCGAATACACATAGTGTATCGAGAAGACAAAAATTTAACTGGTACAGCAAGGTATGCGTCGATAAACGCACATCTTGGTATCGAGCAGAGTAGAAGGGATGATATGGAGTCGTTGGGTTACGTCCTCATGTACTTCAATAGAGGATCACTGCCTTGGCAGGGTCTTAAAGCTGCCACAAAGAAACAGAAGTACgaaaaaattagtgaaaaaaaaatgtccacgCCCATCGAAGTTTTGTGCAAG ggCTTTCCAGCTGAATTTGCAATGTATCTAGGATACACGAAAGGACTGAATTTTGAACAGAGACCTGATTATGTGTATTCACGTACGCTTTTCCAGATACTCTTCCGAACCTTAAATTATAAGTATGATTATACGTTTGATTGGACGATACTTAAACAGAAAGCTGTGCCCGGAGCGCACACATCGAATCAAAATACTTTAGTACCTCAGACACAAACTCAGGAACAggagcaacaacaacagcaacaacagcagcaccAACAAACGCaccaacaacagcagcagcaacaacaactaCAACAACTACATCATCAACATCAAATGCAACATCAACAAGAAGTACAGTGTTTAACAATGGAAGAACTTCAACCGGTACAAG GTGATGAAACGCGATTGGACTCTCGCAGGCACCCCCGTGGACCGATCCATGACAGGTTCAGCATATTATCGTAG
- the LOC122410720 gene encoding casein kinase I-like isoform X3: MAALGILGKVEFVVGGKYRLMRKIGSGSFGDIYLGINITNGEEVAVKVESVRARHPQLLYESKLYKILAGGIGIPHMRWYGQEREWNVLVMELLGPSLEDLFTFCSRRFTIKTVLMLADQMIGRIEFVHCKHFIHRDIKPDNFLMGIGRHCNKLFIIDFGLAKKYRDGRTRLHIMYREDKNLTGTARYASINAHLGIEQSRRDDMESLGYVLMYFNRGSLPWQGLKAATKKQKYEKISEKKMSTPVDILCRGFPAEFAMYINYTKGMRFEESPDYMYLRQLFRILFGTLNHRYDYTFDWTMLKQKMLPSGVTVPQTSPTTGQQAAAGEAATKKNACGSVTRQAVNNTSKKGAP, from the exons ATGGCGGCCCTCGGAATACTCGGAAAAGTCGAGTTCGTTGTGGGCGGCAAGTACAgattaatgagaaaaattggctCCGGATCTTTCGGTGATATTTATCTTGGCATCAATATTACAAATGGCGAG GAAGTCGCAGTTAAGGTGGAAAGCGTCAGAGCACGTCATCCTCAGCTGCTCTATGAATCGAAGCTGTACAAGATATTGGCGGGTGGTATTGGAATACCTCATATGCGCTG GTATGGCCAAGAACGAGAATGGAACGTCTTGGTTATGGAGTTACTCGGCCCCTCGCTTGAGGATTTGTTCACCTTTTGTTCCCGGAGATTCACCATCAAGACCGTTCTCATGTTGGCAGATCAAATGATCGGCAGGATCGAATTTGTACATTGCAAACACTTTATACACAGAGATATCAAACCCGACAACTTTTTGATGGGTATCGGTCGTCACTGTAACAAG CTCTTCATCATCGACTTCGGTTTAGCCAAGAAATACCGGGATGGACGTACGCGACTTCACATAATGTATCGCGAGGATAAAAATTTAACCGGAACAGCCAGGTACGCATCGATAAACGCCCACCTTGGTATCGAACAAAGTCGTCGGGATGACATGGAGTCGCTTGGTTACGTTCTCATGTACTTCAACCGAGGTTCGCTGCCCTGGCAAGGTCTCAAAGCTGCAaccaagaaacaaaaatacgagaaaattAGCGAGAAGAAAATGTCCACCCCCGTTGACATATTGTGCAGG GGATTCCCCGCGGAGTTCGCGATGTACATAAATTACACAAAGGGAATGCGTTTCGAGGAAAGTCCCGATTACATGTATCTTCGTCAACTCTTTCGAATTCTTTTTGGTACGCTCAATCATCGGTACGATTACACGTTTGATTGGACGATGCTTAAGCAAAAAATGTTGCCGAGTGGCGTTACGGTACCGCAGACTTCACCGACCACGGGACAACAAG CAGCAGCAGGTGAGGCCGCAACGAAAAAGAATGCTTGCGGTAGTGTGACTCGGCAGGCGGTCAACAACACTTCCAAGAAAG GTGCACcctaa
- the Dcps gene encoding m7GpppX diphosphatase yields MAEVKRYEKDELVDSPAKKIKLDVEIKDAQEKSIDVIENWQNFEVKRVLNNNIVRKQVWLEGSFKGHENTAIVLLEKKTFPDESENLKNFFDDETLLKHLFDNDAYGSYECFPIREHNGLNTTVIYPATQKHLEKFSKKEINIVTETPELYKKVTIPKVIGQQLSLQWVENILNHKSEADRIIYEDTDSNNGFVLIPDLKWDGNLNTLNVLAISRKKINSIRDLNASHLTLLKNIRDKGTEAIVKKYDISSSKLRIYFHYLPSYYHLHVHFTQLSVEDAGIYAEKAHLLSTVISNIELLPDYYQKVTLQFAVFNPDLVEDYKQAVEPNEKTNEPEEEC; encoded by the exons atgGCTGAAGTGAAACGATACGAAAAGGACGAGTTGGTGGATTCGCcggcaaaaaaaataaaattggatGTTGAAATTAAAGACGCCCAAGAGAAATCGATTGACGTAATAGAAAATTGGCAAAATTTTGAGGTCAAACGTGTACTCAACAACAACATTGTGCGTAAACAAGTATGGCTTGAAGGATCATTCAAAGGCCACGAAAATACAGCAATTGTtttattggagaaaaaaactttcccCGATGAAtccgaaaatttgaaaaactttttcgacgACGAAACACTGTTGAAGCATCTCTTTGACAATGATGCTTACGGATCTTACGAATGCTTTCCCATAAGAGAACACAACG GTTTGAATACAACTGTGATATATCCTGCGACGCAGAaacatttggaaaaattttctaagAAGGAGATCAACATTGTAACAGAAACTCCTgaattgtacaaaaaagtGACCATACCCAAAGTCATTGGACAACAATTGTCGCTTCAG tgggtagaaaatattttgaatcacAAATCAGAAGCAGACAGAATTATTTATGAGGACACTGATTCGAACAACGGATTTGTTTTGATCCCTGATTTGAAGTGGGATGGCAACCTCAATACTCTAAACGTGTTGGCCATTTCGaggaagaaaatcaattcaatAAGAGATTTGAATGCGAGTCACTTGAcgctattgaaaaatataagggACAAAGGGACAGAAGCTATCGTCAAGAAATACGATATCAGCTCATCGAAGCTGAggatatattttcattatttgccGTCTTATTATCATCTTCATGTGCACTTCACACAATTATCGGTGGAGGATGCtg gCATTTATGCGGAGAAAGCTCATCTCCTCTCGACTGTGATAAGCAATATAGAATTATTGCCAGATTATTATCAGAAGGTTACTCTTCAATTCGCCGTTTTTAATCCTGATTTAGTCGAAGATTACAAACAAGCAGTCGAACCtaacgaaaaaacgaacgagCCTGAGGAAGAGTGTTGA